A window of Castanea sativa cultivar Marrone di Chiusa Pesio chromosome 1, ASM4071231v1 contains these coding sequences:
- the LOC142614202 gene encoding protein OS-9 homolog isoform X1, with amino-acid sequence MKVLWVILLSYTLCHHVLAEQIFPAQVAGGTFGRSFREPKYKIEFHPEDSPFHPDDDQESVVMPNKNGENFLCFLPKVEKAKSGKPVTQHNTSNMIVESEKRIKLKTPDELLEALKDRCLIRQEGWWSYEFCYQKKLRQVHLEDEKEVQEFVLGQYDAEATAAFNQNLSDISELKDPHSKDASQRYHAHQYTNGTMCDLTNQPRETEVRFVCAETRAMISSITELSTCKYALTVQCPTLCKHPLFQEERPVWHTIHCNVLPKDYKDTKVGEEAKEKQILMVTDDEAPSNYDSKE; translated from the exons atgaAGGTGTTGTGGGTGATCCTACTTTCATACACTCTGTGCCACCATGTGTTAGCCGAACAGATCTTCCCAGCCCAAGTTG cAGGTGGCACATTTGGTCGCAGCTTCCGTGAACCAAAGTATAAGATTGAATTCCATCCAGAAGATTCACCTTTTCATCCT GATGATGATCAGGAGTCTGTCGTTATGCCCAATAAAAATGGGGagaattttttatgttttttgccTAAGGTGGAGAAAGCCAAGAGTGGAAAGCCAGTTACTCAGCACAACACAAGCAACATGATAGTGGAAAGCGAAAAACGAATTAAATTAAAGACACCAGATGAGCTGCTTGAAGCACTGAAGGACCGATGCTTGATCAGA CAAGAAGGCTGGTGGTCATATGAATTTTGCTATCAGAAAAAGTTACGTCAAGTTCATTTGGAGGATGAAAAG GAGGTTCAGGAGTTTGTCTTAGGTCAGTACGATGCGGAGGCCACAGCTGCTTTCAACCAGAATCTCTCTGATATTTCTGAATTGAAAGATCCCCACTCAAAAGATGCATCCCAAAG GTATCATGCTCATCAGTATACAAATGGAACCATGTGTGATCTTACCAATCAGCCACGAGAGACTGAG GTGAGATTTGTATGTGCAGAGACCAGAGCTATGATTAGTTCTATTACAGAGCTGTCCACTTGCAAGTATGCGCTTACGGTTCAATGCCCAACGCTTTGCAAGCACCC ATTGTTCCAAGAAGAGAGACCAGTGTGGCACACCATTCACTGTAATGTGCTCCCTAAAGACTACAAGGATACAAAAGTGGGGGAAGAAGCCAAAGAAAAGCAGATTCTTATGGTCACAGATGATGAAGCTCCTTCTAATTATGATTCAAAAGAGTGA
- the LOC142614202 gene encoding protein OS-9 homolog isoform X2, with protein MKVLWVILLSYTLCHHVLAEQIFPAQVGGTFGRSFREPKYKIEFHPEDSPFHPDDDQESVVMPNKNGENFLCFLPKVEKAKSGKPVTQHNTSNMIVESEKRIKLKTPDELLEALKDRCLIRQEGWWSYEFCYQKKLRQVHLEDEKEVQEFVLGQYDAEATAAFNQNLSDISELKDPHSKDASQRYHAHQYTNGTMCDLTNQPRETEVRFVCAETRAMISSITELSTCKYALTVQCPTLCKHPLFQEERPVWHTIHCNVLPKDYKDTKVGEEAKEKQILMVTDDEAPSNYDSKE; from the exons atgaAGGTGTTGTGGGTGATCCTACTTTCATACACTCTGTGCCACCATGTGTTAGCCGAACAGATCTTCCCAGCCCAAGTTG GTGGCACATTTGGTCGCAGCTTCCGTGAACCAAAGTATAAGATTGAATTCCATCCAGAAGATTCACCTTTTCATCCT GATGATGATCAGGAGTCTGTCGTTATGCCCAATAAAAATGGGGagaattttttatgttttttgccTAAGGTGGAGAAAGCCAAGAGTGGAAAGCCAGTTACTCAGCACAACACAAGCAACATGATAGTGGAAAGCGAAAAACGAATTAAATTAAAGACACCAGATGAGCTGCTTGAAGCACTGAAGGACCGATGCTTGATCAGA CAAGAAGGCTGGTGGTCATATGAATTTTGCTATCAGAAAAAGTTACGTCAAGTTCATTTGGAGGATGAAAAG GAGGTTCAGGAGTTTGTCTTAGGTCAGTACGATGCGGAGGCCACAGCTGCTTTCAACCAGAATCTCTCTGATATTTCTGAATTGAAAGATCCCCACTCAAAAGATGCATCCCAAAG GTATCATGCTCATCAGTATACAAATGGAACCATGTGTGATCTTACCAATCAGCCACGAGAGACTGAG GTGAGATTTGTATGTGCAGAGACCAGAGCTATGATTAGTTCTATTACAGAGCTGTCCACTTGCAAGTATGCGCTTACGGTTCAATGCCCAACGCTTTGCAAGCACCC ATTGTTCCAAGAAGAGAGACCAGTGTGGCACACCATTCACTGTAATGTGCTCCCTAAAGACTACAAGGATACAAAAGTGGGGGAAGAAGCCAAAGAAAAGCAGATTCTTATGGTCACAGATGATGAAGCTCCTTCTAATTATGATTCAAAAGAGTGA